The sequence AATCAGCAGCCAGGACGAATATCTAATATCTAAATTCTAAACAATATCCAAATTCCAATATCCAAATTCAAAACGGGAACGTATTATACCGTTGACATGGGATAGGGGCGAGCCTAGAATGACGTTATCATGAGTTCCATTAAAAAGGGTTCGAGATCCACCCAGATCGTGATCATGGCGGCGGGGGAAGGTTCGCGGATGCGGCCGTTGACTGAGACGCGGCCCAAGGTGATGCTACCGGTGGTTGGCAAGCCTATGCTGGAGCACCTGGTGGAAGGGTGCCGGGAGGCCGGTTACTCCGATCTTATCATCATTACCGGGTACTATGGCGAAAAGGTCAGGGAGTATTTTGGCGACGGCGGGGCGTTGGGCGTCCGGATCCGTTACGTGTCGCAGCGGCGGGCGCAGGGCACCGCGGACGCACTAAAGCAGGCAGTACCGCTCCTGGACGGGCCTTTCATGCTTCTGAACGGCGACATCATGTTGCGGGCGGGCGATATTTCCCTCTTAGGCGCCTCGCAGGCGACCACTCTCAGCCTGACCCAACCGGCGAGTGTGGAGGGGATGGGGGTCGTCGAACTCGAAGGGGAACGGGTGGTCCGGCTCCACGAGAAATCAGCCAACCCGCCGACGTGCCTGGCCAACGCCGGGGCCTATTATTTTACAACCGACATATTTGCCGCCCTGGAGCGCACGACGCGTTCGCCGAGGGGGGAGTTCGAGATCACCGATACCATTCAGCTACTAATCGACGGCGGCGTGCCGGTACTTCACCGCTTCCTGACAAGCTGGCGCGATATAGGGTACCCGTGGGAACTGCTGGCGGCCAACGAGGAATTATCGGCTAAAACTACATCGCAGATCGACGGCGTTGTCGAACCGGGAGTGGTCATCAAAGGCGCCATTGCCATCGGAGAGGGATCGACCGTCCGCTCCGGCTCGTACATCACCGGTCCGGCGGTCATCGGCAAACACTGCGATATCGGGCCCAACTGTTATATCCGTCCGTTCACATCGATAGGCGATCACTGCCATATCGGCGCCGGGGTGGAGATCAAGAACTCGATCATCATGGCTGGTACCAAGGTGCCGCACTTGAGCTATGTCGGCGACAGTGTCATCGGGGAAAACTGCAATCTGGGCGCCGGGACACAGGTGGCCAATCTCCGTTTCGACCGCCGGAACGTTCAAATCCTGGGGCGGGATAGCGGCCGGCACAAACTGGGCGTCATAATGGGCGACGGCGTGTCCACCGGCGTCAACGCCTGCATCAATCCCGGAACAGTTATCGGCTCATATGCCTTGATCGGGCCGGGGGCGGTCGTTTCCGGCAGGGTGGCGGCCGGAGCGAGAGTATTTTAGACGCTGACGAACTGAAACACTTGCCGATGGCGCTGCTGAACGAAAACACCATGGTGATCGCTTTCATCGGCAATGATGAGAGCCGCAGAGCTATGATAACTTCGATCCGGGAGATCAAGGCGCTGGGGGCCCGGTCATGGTTACCGCTCCGCCCTAAGATGAATCCGGGCTGGAGGAAATTCTCGATCGGTTAATTGAAGTACCCGGGATCGATGCCCTGCTGCAACCGGTGGTCAACATCGTAGCGCTCCAGTTGCTGGCGTATTTCACCGCACGGGAACTGGGCTGTCCCATCGACCAGCCGAGGAATTTGGCCAAAAGCGTCACCGTGGAATAGAATTGAAAAAAGAGAGGTCATGAATTGTACAAAAAGATTCTGGTTCCCCTCGACGGATCTGAATTGTCGGAAACAATACTGCCGCAGGCAGTGTCGGTAGCCAAGCCATCGAAAGCGGAGATCGTGCTTTTAAGGGTGCATGAGCCGCTGGAACCGGCGGTCCGGGAGACGCTGGGGGGAGACCTGGCAGAGAAATTGGACACGGTGAACCGGGAAGAGATGGAGAACTACCTCGCCAAGATCGCCAGAGATCTGGACGGCCAGGGTCTTAAAGTGAGTGTGGTGACCGTTTTCGGCCGTCCCGCCGATACGATCATCGAATACACCGGTGCCAACGCTATCGACTTGATCGCCATGGCCACGCACGGGCGCAGTGGTATAACCAAATGGGCTTTCGGCAGTGTGGCCGATAAGGTGTTGAGGCTGTCTCCGGTGCCGGTGTTGGTGGGGCCGGTGGCGGGGGCGACCCGCGCCTAGCGGCTGTAGAGGCCGGTGACCGATGCTTCGGCGACGATGTGGCCCTGCAGCGCCTGGTCGAAGCGCTCACGGCTGGCTCCGGGGGCGAGGTCCGGTTCCGTGTCCAACGCCATCAGGCGGTAGATGTAGCGGTGCGCCGGGCCGGGTGGGGGGCAGGAGGGGTAGTAGCCGTAAGAACCGCCGGAATTGACACCCTGGCGGATGCCGTTGGGCAGCTCGGACTTGCGGGCCAGGTTGGCGGGGAGGCGGGCGGTGGTGGTGGGGATGCCCCAGACCAGCCAGTGGGTGAAGGTGCCGCGGGGGGCGTCTGGGTCATCCATGATGAGGGCCAGGCTTTTCGCGCCAGCCGGGGCGCCCTGCCAGGTGATCTCCGGCGATAGTCCGGCGCCGTTGCACGTGTAGCGCCCGGGAATGGTCTCGCCTTCTCGGATGCCGTCGATGATCATTTCCATGGCGAACCCCCTGTTTATTCCAGCATTCCGGTCAATTGGAACAGGTTGCGGACCCGGGGGCATTCCGGGGGGGCGTCGCTGAATCCGCCCCGGTCCAGCAACACGCCTTTCATGCCCGCGCCCGTCGAGCCCAGGACGTCTATCTGGTATTGGTCGCCGACGAAAAGGACATTTTCCGCCGGCAGTTCCGCCCGCCGCAGCGCTTCCTGAAAGATCTCCGGGTGCGGCTTGGTGAAGCCGGTTTCCTGTGATGTGACCACGGTGGTGATGAAAGGACTGAGCCCCAGTTCATCCAGCAGGGGAGTGATGTCCTTATCCACGTTGGAAACCAGACCGAGCGCCATGTTGAGGCGTTTGAGTTCGACGAGGGCGGGCAGCACATCATCGAAGAGGACATGCTTGAGCTTGGTGTCGCGCCAGCGCTCCAACATCGACCGGACGAGGTCGGGGGCCGGCGTGATACCGCCTTCCTTGAGAACGATGGATTGGTGGTGGAAATAGACTTTGGTGACCTCTTCCGCCGGACGTTTGCTCATCGGTTTTTTGGCGTTCTCGGTATAGAAGTACTCGTCGGCGACGATAAAAGCACGGGTGAACGCCTGGGGGGGAGCCTTGATGCCAAACTGGTCAAGCATCCGGGATTCCCATTCTTCACGGGGGGGGTCGTAGCCGACCAGCGTCTGGTAGAGATCAAAAAACACTGCCTGGATCAAAACATACTCCTTTAACGGCAACTTCGGAGTTATTCTAGCCCAGCGGGGGGGTTGGCGCAAAAAATGGGGCATGTTCCGATGGATTGCGGGCACCGGTTCCGGGGGTCGCCCCCCTCCGTGGATTCTCCGCTTTCGCGTAGAAGGACAAAGGGGGGGATACCGATTCAGCCGCGCTTCATTCTGTATCTGGCGGCATTGGATTACTTCGGCGTAGCCCTTCGGCAGGCTCAGGACAAGCCTCGCAATGACTTTTAAGGGAGGGGATTAGACATTTCTCGGGGGTACTAACTATGGGGATTAGGACTTGACCCGTACCAGGAGTTCTGCTATGCTTTGGCGGGTTTTTAAAGCAAGATGAACCGATGGCTGATAGCCCTGAAGTTCGTCGGTATCGGCTGGTATATAAGCCTTTCCATCCTGGGGGGTGTTCTCCTAGGGCGTTGGCTCGATGCGAAGTTGGATACCGGCCCCTTGCTGTTGATTATCGGGCTGTTCCTGGGATTGTTCACCGCCTTTTACGGAGCCTATCGGATGATAATAGGACCTAAGAGTTAACGCTGAAACCAGTAAGGAAACCATCAGTGCCTGAAAACAAAAAAGTAATGGGGATGTCCAAGCCGGTTTTTATTGCCGTGCTGCTCGGTATTTTAGCCCTCACAATTGTTAGTTTCCTCGCCGGCGGTATCGGCCAGGCTTTGTTCGGCATCGAGTTTCCTGAATGGCTGGTGGTCCATCAACCTGAACCGCACCTGCCGCCGTCCGCCATCTTTCATATCGGCGGGCTTGCTGTAACCAACACCATGTTTACCGCTTGGATTTCCATCGCTCTGCTGACGGGTTTGTTCTGGGCGGCGACGCGCCGGATGAAACTGGTTCCCGGCCGTTTTCAAGCAGCGGCGGAAAGCGTTATCGGTTACCTTTATGATTTCTGCACCGATATTGCCGGTGAGAAAAACGGCCGCAAATTCTTCCCGCTGGTGGCTACCATCTTCCTTTTCGTTATTACCAATGCCTTGATGAATCTGATTCCCGGCTACAATTCCATCCTCATCGGTGAAGCCGGACACCAGACACACCTGCTCCGGGGCGCCAACACCGACGTCAATTTCCCGCTGGCGCTGGCGGTCATATCCTTCGTGATGGTGGAATACTGGGGTCTCAAGAGCGTCGGTGTCTTCCATTACCTCGGCAAGTTTTTCAACTTCGGGCCGTTCATCCACAGCATCAGGCACTTCCGCAAGGAAGGCGTCATGGGGGTGTTCAACGGACTAATCGCCATATTTATCGGTTTGATCGAACTCATGGCCGAGTTTATCCGGATTATCTCCTTCACCTTCCGTCTTTTCGGCAACATGACGGGCGGTGAGATACTGCTTGTTTCGATGCTGTTCCTAATGCCCTTCCTGCTGGCACTGCCGTTCTACGGGCTGGAGCTGCTGGTCGGCTTCATCCAGGCGCTTATCTTCGCTGGACTGACGCTGGTATTCGCCCACATCGCCGTCACGCCGCACACCGGCGAAGCATCGGAACATCATTAACCTGTTACCCATTTAAATAAGCTTATAAAGGAAAAAGGAGTAAAGACATGGAAGCAGAAGCAGCGAGACTATTAGCGGCCGGTCTGGCCATGGGCATCGGCGCCATCGGACCTGGCATCGGTATCGGTATCCTGGGCATGGGCGCGGTCAACGCGGTCAGCCGCAATCCGGAGGCCAGGGGCCCCATCTTCACCAACCTGCTCTTCGCGGTCGCTCTGGCTGAGGCTGTAGCCATCTACGCCCTGGTGGTTGCCATCCTTCTAATCTTCGTCGCCTAGGTAATCCCGGAAGGAGGTACTACTGGTGGAACAATTAGGAATTAGTCTATCCAGCTTCATCGCCCAACTGGTCAACTTCGGTATACTGCTGGTGTTGCTTTACCTGGTGGCCTATAAACCCGTCCTCAAGATGATGGACGGACGAACGGCCCGCATCAAGGAGAGCCTGGAGCAGGCCGAAGTGATGAAGAAACAGGCCGAAGCGGCCGAGGTGGAGTTCAAGAAGCAGATCGCCGATGCCTCCAAGCAGGGGCAGGCGGTTATCGAACGCGCTTCACGGACAGCCGACGAGATAAGGCAGCGGACCCAGGCGGAAGCAAAAGTAGAAGCCGAAGCTCTTGTTGAGCGTGCCCGGGCTGACATCCGGCGCGAACGCGACGAGATCATCGATGAACTGCGTAAAGAATTCGCCGATCTCACTATTCTGGCTGCGGGCAAGGTTATCGGTAAAACGCTCGATAAAACCGCGCATCGCGATCTGATCGGCCAGGTGCTCGAAGAGAGCGCCGGTTTAAGAAAGAATTAGGGGAAGAAGTTGGCAAAAAGCGCCTACGCCCTGGCTTTACGGTACGGTCAAGCGGTCTTTGACATAGCCGCGGAGCATGAAAACTACGATACCATGCTGGCCAATCTGGAAACCCTGGCCAGCATGGCAAAGGATAAAGACGTGCTCTTTTTCCTGGAGAATCCCAGGATATCGCTGACCAGGAAGCGGGAAATAATCGACACCAAGCTTCAAGGCGTCAATCCCATGGCCATGAACCTGCTCTACCTGCTGGTTGAAAGAGGCGGCCTGGGAATGGTGCCCGATATAGCGGTGGATTTCAAACGGCGGTTGGATGACCTACGCGGCATCGCGCACGCCGAAGTGGTTTCCGCGGTGGATCTATCCGATGTGGAAACGGCTGAAATCCGGCAACAACTGGGAAAAGTATTCAACAAGCAGATCGAGATCACCACGAAAGTGGAACCCGCGCTGCTTGGCGGAATTGTCGCCAGGGTCGGCGACAAAGTTATCGACGGCAGCCTGTCGCGCCGTCTTCAGGATTTGAAACGAGAAATTTACCAGGCCAGGTTGTAAAGTCCTGGTTGGCTCCCGGAAGGAGATGTTAGGAATGTCGCAAAAAGGGCTGGACATAGTCGCGGTCATTAAAGAACAGATCGAGAGCTTCGGCGCCGAACTGGCAGTGACCGACGTCGGAACTGTTATCGAGGTCGGCGACGGTATTGCCCGTATTCACGGCCTGGCTTCTGCCGAGTATAACGAGCTCCTTGAATTCCCGGGCGGCGTCATGGGCATCGCCATGAATCTTGAAGAGGACTCTGTGGCCGCGATTCTGCTCGGCGAAGATACTCTTATTAAGGAAGGCGACGAGGTGCGCCGCACCAACCGCATCGTCGAAGTGCCGGTAGGTCCGGAGATGATCGGGCGCGTCGTTAATCCCCTGGGTCAGCCGATCGATGGCAAAGGGCCGCTGAAAACCAGCGCTAAACGCGCCGTCGAACGCGTTGCCCCCAACGTCGTCACCCGCCAGGGCGTCGACACCCCGGTGCAGACCGGCATCAAGGCCATTGACGCCATGATCCCCGTCGGTCGCGGCCAACGCGAGCTTATCATCGGCGACCGTTCCACCGGCAAGACCGCGGTGGCCATCGACACCATTATCAACCAGAGGGGCGGAGACCTCATCTGCATCTACGTCGCCATCGGTCAGAAAACCTCCAAGATCGCCCAGACGGTAGCTACGCTGGAAAAATACGGCGCCATGGAACACACCATCGTTGTCGCCGCTTCGGCCTCCGATCCGGCTGCTTTCCAGTACCTGGCGCCATTCGCCGGTTGCGCCATGGGCGAAGAGTTCATGGACAACGGCAAGGAAGCCCTGATCGTTTATGACGATCTGACCAAGCACGCCTGGGCATACCGCCAATTATCGCTGCTACTCAAACGGCCTCCGGGACGCGAAGCCTATCCCGGCGACGTGTTCTACCTGCATAGCCGGCTGCTGGAGCGCGCCGCTAAACTGCATAAATCCCACGGCGGCGGGTCGCTTACCGCGCTGCCGATCATCGAGACCCAGGCCCAGGACGTCAGCGCCTATATTCCGACCAACGTCATCTCCATCACCGACGGCCAGATCTACCTGGAGCCCGACCTGTTCAACGCCGGCATCCGGCCGGCCCTGAACGTGGGTATCTCGGTATCCCGCGTCGGTTCGGCAGCCCAGACCAAGGCCATCAAAAAGGTGGCCGGCCGTCTCAAGCTGGAGATGAGCCAGTACCAGGCCCTGGCCGCCTTTGCCCAGTTCGGTACTTCCGAACTCGACAAGGCCACCCGCGCCCAGATCGACCGCGGCCAGCGTATCACCGAGGTCTTGAAGCAGTTGCAGTATCAGCCGGTGGCAATGGAAAACCAAGTCATCATCTTTTATGCGCTGCTGAACGGTTTTCTCGATGACGTGCCGGTGTCCAGCGCCGCCAGGTTTGAAACCGATATGTACCAGTTCCTTGCGGCCAATTTCCCGGATATCGCTAAGACTATCGCCGCAAAGAAGGAATTCACTTCAGACACCGAAGCGGCGCTCAAGAACGCCCTGACCGAATTTAAGAAGAGTTTCGTCGCCTAATTTTCGAATACTCAAGCAAACGAGACAATAACCAGACTATGACCAAACTATCGAAACTCGGGAACGGAATAATGGATGGCTAACTTACGGGCCATACGCATGCGCATTCGTGGCGTCAAGAATATCGCCAAGATCACTCGCGCCATGGAAATGATCGCCGCTTCCAAAATGCGTAAGGCGCAGGAGCGTGGTCTGGCTGGCCGGCCGTACAGCGAGAAAATCACCCAGGTCATCGCCTCTCTTTCGGCGTTGTCCGGCGGCGAAAGCGCGCACCCCTTGCTGGCACAGCGGCCGGTCAAACGCATCGCCGTGGTGCATATCACCCCGGACCGCGGTCTTTCCGGCGGCCTGGTGGGCAACATTAACCGAGCCACTCTCAGCTTCAACATGGAACACAGAGACACGCCTTTAAACATGATTGTGATAGGTAAAAAAGGTCTGGATTTCATGCGCCGGGCGCAACGGAACATTGTCGCCGAGTTCGTAGGCCTGGGCGATAAACCTTCCCTGATGGACACCCTGCCCATCTCCCGCATCATCATCGACGACTTCAAGTCCGGGGCGGTGGATGAGGTCTATGTGGCTTACAGCCAGTTCGTCTCCACCATGGTGCAGAAACCGGTTCTGACCAAGCTGCTGCCGGTGGAACCGGCACAGATCGCGCCGCAGCAGAACGTCGAATACCTCTACGAGCCCGATCCAGGCACCGTGCTGGGCGCATTGCTGCCCAGCTACGTGGAGATGAAGATCTATCATTTGATTCTGGAATCCATCGCCTCCGAGC comes from Dehalogenimonas sp. THU2 and encodes:
- a CDS encoding AtpZ/AtpI family protein — protein: MNRWLIALKFVGIGWYISLSILGGVLLGRWLDAKLDTGPLLLIIGLFLGLFTAFYGAYRMIIGPKS
- the atpA gene encoding F0F1 ATP synthase subunit alpha, whose product is MSQKGLDIVAVIKEQIESFGAELAVTDVGTVIEVGDGIARIHGLASAEYNELLEFPGGVMGIAMNLEEDSVAAILLGEDTLIKEGDEVRRTNRIVEVPVGPEMIGRVVNPLGQPIDGKGPLKTSAKRAVERVAPNVVTRQGVDTPVQTGIKAIDAMIPVGRGQRELIIGDRSTGKTAVAIDTIINQRGGDLICIYVAIGQKTSKIAQTVATLEKYGAMEHTIVVAASASDPAAFQYLAPFAGCAMGEEFMDNGKEALIVYDDLTKHAWAYRQLSLLLKRPPGREAYPGDVFYLHSRLLERAAKLHKSHGGGSLTALPIIETQAQDVSAYIPTNVISITDGQIYLEPDLFNAGIRPALNVGISVSRVGSAAQTKAIKKVAGRLKLEMSQYQALAAFAQFGTSELDKATRAQIDRGQRITEVLKQLQYQPVAMENQVIIFYALLNGFLDDVPVSSAARFETDMYQFLAANFPDIAKTIAAKKEFTSDTEAALKNALTEFKKSFVA
- a CDS encoding HAD family hydrolase; amino-acid sequence: MIQAVFFDLYQTLVGYDPPREEWESRMLDQFGIKAPPQAFTRAFIVADEYFYTENAKKPMSKRPAEEVTKVYFHHQSIVLKEGGITPAPDLVRSMLERWRDTKLKHVLFDDVLPALVELKRLNMALGLVSNVDKDITPLLDELGLSPFITTVVTSQETGFTKPHPEIFQEALRRAELPAENVLFVGDQYQIDVLGSTGAGMKGVLLDRGGFSDAPPECPRVRNLFQLTGMLE
- a CDS encoding YbhB/YbcL family Raf kinase inhibitor-like protein, which codes for MEMIIDGIREGETIPGRYTCNGAGLSPEITWQGAPAGAKSLALIMDDPDAPRGTFTHWLVWGIPTTTARLPANLARKSELPNGIRQGVNSGGSYGYYPSCPPPGPAHRYIYRLMALDTEPDLAPGASRERFDQALQGHIVAEASVTGLYSR
- a CDS encoding universal stress protein, with protein sequence MYKKILVPLDGSELSETILPQAVSVAKPSKAEIVLLRVHEPLEPAVRETLGGDLAEKLDTVNREEMENYLAKIARDLDGQGLKVSVVTVFGRPADTIIEYTGANAIDLIAMATHGRSGITKWAFGSVADKVLRLSPVPVLVGPVAGATRA
- the atpG gene encoding ATP synthase F1 subunit gamma, giving the protein MANLRAIRMRIRGVKNIAKITRAMEMIAASKMRKAQERGLAGRPYSEKITQVIASLSALSGGESAHPLLAQRPVKRIAVVHITPDRGLSGGLVGNINRATLSFNMEHRDTPLNMIVIGKKGLDFMRRAQRNIVAEFVGLGDKPSLMDTLPISRIIIDDFKSGAVDEVYVAYSQFVSTMVQKPVLTKLLPVEPAQIAPQQNVEYLYEPDPGTVLGALLPSYVEMKIYHLILESIASEQSARMVAMRSATQNANELIGELTLEYNKARQEAITAELLDIVGGVAALA
- the atpF gene encoding F0F1 ATP synthase subunit B → MEQLGISLSSFIAQLVNFGILLVLLYLVAYKPVLKMMDGRTARIKESLEQAEVMKKQAEAAEVEFKKQIADASKQGQAVIERASRTADEIRQRTQAEAKVEAEALVERARADIRRERDEIIDELRKEFADLTILAAGKVIGKTLDKTAHRDLIGQVLEESAGLRKN
- the atpH gene encoding ATP synthase F1 subunit delta, whose protein sequence is MAKSAYALALRYGQAVFDIAAEHENYDTMLANLETLASMAKDKDVLFFLENPRISLTRKREIIDTKLQGVNPMAMNLLYLLVERGGLGMVPDIAVDFKRRLDDLRGIAHAEVVSAVDLSDVETAEIRQQLGKVFNKQIEITTKVEPALLGGIVARVGDKVIDGSLSRRLQDLKREIYQARL
- the glmU gene encoding bifunctional sugar-1-phosphate nucleotidylyltransferase/acetyltransferase, yielding MSSIKKGSRSTQIVIMAAGEGSRMRPLTETRPKVMLPVVGKPMLEHLVEGCREAGYSDLIIITGYYGEKVREYFGDGGALGVRIRYVSQRRAQGTADALKQAVPLLDGPFMLLNGDIMLRAGDISLLGASQATTLSLTQPASVEGMGVVELEGERVVRLHEKSANPPTCLANAGAYYFTTDIFAALERTTRSPRGEFEITDTIQLLIDGGVPVLHRFLTSWRDIGYPWELLAANEELSAKTTSQIDGVVEPGVVIKGAIAIGEGSTVRSGSYITGPAVIGKHCDIGPNCYIRPFTSIGDHCHIGAGVEIKNSIIMAGTKVPHLSYVGDSVIGENCNLGAGTQVANLRFDRRNVQILGRDSGRHKLGVIMGDGVSTGVNACINPGTVIGSYALIGPGAVVSGRVAAGARVF
- the atpE gene encoding ATP synthase F0 subunit C yields the protein MEAEAARLLAAGLAMGIGAIGPGIGIGILGMGAVNAVSRNPEARGPIFTNLLFAVALAEAVAIYALVVAILLIFVA
- a CDS encoding F0F1 ATP synthase subunit A; translated protein: MPENKKVMGMSKPVFIAVLLGILALTIVSFLAGGIGQALFGIEFPEWLVVHQPEPHLPPSAIFHIGGLAVTNTMFTAWISIALLTGLFWAATRRMKLVPGRFQAAAESVIGYLYDFCTDIAGEKNGRKFFPLVATIFLFVITNALMNLIPGYNSILIGEAGHQTHLLRGANTDVNFPLALAVISFVMVEYWGLKSVGVFHYLGKFFNFGPFIHSIRHFRKEGVMGVFNGLIAIFIGLIELMAEFIRIISFTFRLFGNMTGGEILLVSMLFLMPFLLALPFYGLELLVGFIQALIFAGLTLVFAHIAVTPHTGEASEHH